GGAGTAGAAATTCGTCGGTCGTATCGAGAACTTAGCAAACGTTACCATCCCGACACCACCAATTTACCGCCCGCGATCGCTAAAATAAAATTCCAAGAACTCAACGAAGCCTACGCCACCCTCAGCAATCCAGAACGACGTTTAGCCTATGATTATAAAATCGGCTATTCTCGCGTAGCCGTCGTTCAACCACTACCAAACCTCTACGATCCCTCTTCCCATCAACAACAGCGATCGTCCTCAGCTTACCTCGATCCCACAGATAGACCCCTGTCCCCAGGCGAAATATTTGCCTTATTTTCTATCCTCGTTACCTTTG
This genomic window from Leptolyngbyaceae cyanobacterium contains:
- a CDS encoding J domain-containing protein, with amino-acid sequence MTTNRATQKNQHPAVTAKLAIESSYYGLLGLHPAASGVEIRRSYRELSKRYHPDTTNLPPAIAKIKFQELNEAYATLSNPERRLAYDYKIGYSRVAVVQPLPNLYDPSSHQQQRSSSAYLDPTDRPLSPGEIFALFSILVTFAGCILLAIAVALTRPEAVIQPLPISERVFPDQVSLQTTSIEQSIAPTKLKM